In a single window of the Hippocampus zosterae strain Florida chromosome 6, ASM2543408v3, whole genome shotgun sequence genome:
- the tmed7 gene encoding transmembrane emp24 domain-containing protein 7: MYSSLQVMLQVAWAQLLLCGWALGTELTFELPDNAKQCFYEDITTGTKCTLEFQVVTGGHYDVDCRLEDPEGTTLFKEIKKQYDSFTFTAAKDGAYKFCFSNEFSTFTHKTVYFDFQVGDDPPLFPNENRATALTHLESACVSIHEALKSIIDYQTHFRLREAQGRSRAEDLNMRVAFWSIGEALVLLVVSISQVVLLRSFFSDKKTTCTRVGS; encoded by the exons ATGTACAGCTCGTTGCAAGTGATGTTACAGGTGGCGTGGGCCCAGCTCCTCCTGTGCGGCTGGGCGCTGGGCACCGAGCTCACGTTCGAGCTGCCCGACAACGCTAAACAGTGCTTCTACGAGGACATCACCACTGGAACAAAGTGTACGCTGGAATTCCAG GTTGTGACTGGCGGCCATTATGACGTGGACTGCCGCCTGGAAGATCCGGAAGGCACAACGCTCTTCAAGGAGATAAAGAAGCAGTACGACAGCTTCACCTTCACCGCTGCCAAGGACGGTGCATACAAGTTCTGCTTCAGCAACGAGTTCTCTACGTTCACCCACAAGACGGTCTACTTCGACTTTCAGGTCGGAGATGACCCACCACTCTTCCCCAACGAGAACAGGGCCACCGCCCTCACGCAT TTGGAGTCAGCCTGTGTGTCCATTCACGAGGCACTCAAGTCCATCATCGACTACCAGACGCACTTCCGCTTGCGCGAGGCGCAGGGACGTAGCCGCGCAGAGGATTTGAACATGCGTGTGGCCTTTTGGTCCATCGGCGAGGCCTTGGTCCTGCTGGTGGTCAGCATCAGCCAGGTGGTCCTGCTCCGAAGCTTCTTTTCCGATAAGAAGACCACCTGCACCCGCGTTGGATCGTAA
- the LOC127602481 gene encoding RNA-binding protein MEX3B-like, whose product MPSSTSLLEADEGESEVPPPPLVHAFAGMGLDEHLGPQSQMASEQSDESSALYHHHLIPASRFNLIGTVLDLKPLQHRPSSGDEGNVTPEDEDPQVPTTSGSPLLSQAHQYLHSSGQAGSAMPSALEHVETVLLYNGDEGGDDTSVYCGEPGGGCFEAEASLLARRKSVNTTECVAVPSSEHVAEIVGRQGCKIKALRAKTNTYIKTPVRGEQPVFVVTGRKEDVCMAKREILSAAEHFSLIRASRNKAGSLSVASGPGIPTLPGQTTIQVRVPYRVVGLVVGPKGATIKRIQQQTHTYIVTPSRDKEPVFEVTGMPENVDRAREEIEAHIALRTGNCGGGVEAPGADNNDFQFNGTDVSFDNSGEAGWFLAGGLLQTNLSGGSTQRANAAGGGRISSTYRNDSSSSLGSGSSSTDSFYGGSGGAANRMADFSPTCSFNANSNNNNNSSNDDNPGATSFWFGDSELNAAAGGSSSSGFEPLTVSTGGAPTHNWSPFVDHQSLQALDGRPVQTSQPGTPRLSPTFPGADALEHPQALHMLRAPFGGGHRPPSYCSAFSSSSGDSSSSSPPEPSQAFVAGASVGQGRRPGPDACIRCLDGRAVATLVPCGHNLFCVKCAAQICQCPDATCPVCLSPVTRALRLRNM is encoded by the exons ATGCCGAGCAGCACGTCTTTGCTGGAGGCCGACGAGGGAGAATCCGAggtcccgccgccgccgctagtGCACGCTTTCGCCGGCATGGGCCTCGACGAGCACCTTGGCCCCCAAAGTCAGATGGCATCCGAGCAATCGGATGAAAGTTCAGCCTTATACCACCACCACCTCATCCCGGCGTCCCGCTTTAACCTAATCGGTACGGTCCTCGACTTGAAGCCACTGCAGCATCGACCAAGTTCGGGAGACGAAGGAAACGTCACGCCCGAGGACGAAGACCCACAAGTTCCAACCACGTCGGGTAGCCCGTTGCTTTCGCAGGCCCATCAATATCTGCATTCTTCGGGGCAGGCTGGCTCGGCGATGCCGTCAGCTTTGGAGCATGTGGAGACAGTGTTGCTATACAATGGAGACGAAGGGGGGGATGATACCAGCGTGTACTGCGGAGAGCCGGGCGGTGGCTGCTTCGAGGCCGAGGCGTCGCTCCTAGCTCGCCGGAAAAGTGTCAACACGACTGAATGCGTGGCCGTGCCCAGTTCCGAGCACGTCGCGGAGATCGTGGGCCGACAGG GTTGTAAGATTAAAGCACTCCGAGCCAAGACCAATACGTACATCAAGACGCCGGTGAGGGGCGAGCAGCCGGTTTTCGTTGTGACTGGACGCAAGGAAGACGTATGCATGGCCAAGCGGGAGATTTTGTCAGCCGCCGAGCACTTCTCCCTCATCCGGGCATCCCGGAACAAAGCGGGCTCTCTGTCTgtggcgtccgggccggggatCCCCACTTTGCCCGGACAGACCACCATTCAG GTGAGGGTGCCATACCGTGTCGTCGGACTGGTTGTGGGTCCAAAAG GGGCGACCATCAAGCGCATCCAGCAGCAGACGCACACCTACATCGTAACACCGAGTCGCGACAAGGAGCCGGTGTTTGAGGTGACGGGGATGCCGGAGAATGTCGACCGTGCCCGCGAGGAGATTGAGGCGCACATCGCCCTGCGCACGGGCAACTGCGGGGGTGGCGTAGAGGCACCCGGTGCGGACAACAACGACTTCCAATTCAACGGCACGGACGTCAGCTTCGATAACAGCGGCGAAGCCGGCTGGTTCCTCGCCGGCGGCCTCCTCCAGACGAACCTGAGCGGCGGCAGCACCCAGCGGGCTAATGCGGCCGGCGGTGGTCGCATCTCTTCCACCTATCGCAACGACAGTTCCAGCTCCCTGGGCAGCGGCTCCAGCTCCACCGACTCCTTCTATGGAGGAAGCGGCGGCGCCGCCAACCGCATGGCTGACTTCAGTCCCACTTGCTCATTCAATGCGaattccaacaacaacaacaacagcagcaacgACGACAACCCAGGGGCCACGAGCTTCTGGTTCGGAGACTCTGAGCTTAACGCGGCGGCGGGCGGGAGCTCTTCATCGGGATTCGAACCACTTACAGTCTCCACGGGTGGCGCGCCGACGCACAACTGGAGCCCCTTTGTGGACCACCAAAGTCTTCAGGCCTTGGACGGACGGCCTGTACAG ACGAGTCAGCCCGGGACGCCCCGCCTCTCCCCCACCTTCCCCGGGGCCGACGCCCTGGAGCACCCCCAGGCGCTGCACATGCTCCGCGCTCCCTTCGGCGGTGGCCACCGCCCTCCCTCCTACTGCTcagccttctcttcctcctctggTGACAGCTCGTCCTCGTCGCCGCCCGAGCCCTCCCAGGCCTTTGTGGCGGGTGCTTCAGTGGGTCAGGGCCGCCGCCCGGGCCCTGATGCGTGCATTCGCTGCCTGGATGGCCGGGCTGTGGCCACCCTGGTCCCCTGCGGCCACAACCTCTTTTGCGTCAAATGTGCCGCCCAAATCTGCCAGTGTCCCGATGCCACCTGCCCCGTGTGCCTGTCGCCCGTCACACGGGCCCTCCGGCTCCGCAACATGTGA